The proteins below are encoded in one region of Lepisosteus oculatus isolate fLepOcu1 chromosome 10, fLepOcu1.hap2, whole genome shotgun sequence:
- the polr1f gene encoding DNA-directed RNA polymerase I subunit RPA43 has translation MAAAEQDDSEKVKKIFPPVSSSSPPPAPEGPTLEQKPVVQCLIPAFSDACNLVDAPYSCLVVDTHRRHIALAPMYLSKKRTGIQDQLNTELLKYSESLKGVPLAYDNIKVVGEHGHIYDDQGYIHMNIEASFVIFQPKKGQKLVGVINKVGVNHVGCLVHGCFNASIPKPALMPLESWQGLGLSVGDSLEFEVFQLDADVAGVLLIRGSLGKNRVHSLLGAPQGEAAAEEDIVDGERDAEEVKVKKKKKKDRRKGEEAAEAVNGHDSESSGRKRRRKHREERTADEEPEQACPREERGDGDGRARRRREKSGGDEMTDGGFNPPSAKKKRRA, from the exons ATGGCGGCCGCGGAGCAGGACGACTCCGAAAAGGTAAAAAAGATTTTTCCTCCGGTGTCCAGCTCCAGTCCACCGCCTGCGCCAGAAGGTCCGACTTTGGAGCAGAAGCCGGTCGTACAGTGTCTGATTCCGGCCTTTTCCGATGCCTGTAACCTGGTAGACGCGCCTTACTCTTGCCTGGTTGTGGACACTCACCGGAGGCACATCGCTCTTGCCCCGATGTATCTAAGTAAGAAAAGGACGGGAATCCAGGATCAGCTTAACACGGAACTTCTGAAATATTCAGAAAG TTTAAAAGGTGTTCCTCTCGCCTATGACAACATTAAAGTTGTGGGAGAACATGGACATATCTATGATGATCAAGGATATATCCATATGAACATAGAAGCGTCCTTCGTTATCTTCCAGcctaaaaaaggacaaaaacttGTG GGGGTTATAAACAAGGTGGGAGTCAATCACGTGGGCTGCCTGGTACACGGCTGTTTCAACGCCTCGATCCCGAAGCCTGCCCTGATGCCCCTGGAGAGCTGGCAGGGGCTGGGGCTCAGCGTCGGCGACAGCCTGGAGTTCGAAGTCTTCCAGTTGGATGCAGACGTGGCCGGAGTTCTGCTCATCAGGGGGAGCCTTGGGAAAAACAG GGTCCACAgcctgctcggagcaccgcagGGAGAAGCGGCCGCGGAAGAGGACATCGTGGATGGAGAGCGGGATGCGGAAGAGGTGAAGgttaagaagaagaaaaagaaggacaGGCGGAAGGGGGAGGAGGCCGCGGAGGCCGTGAACGGACACGATTCGGAGAGCTccgggaggaagaggaggaggaagcaCAGGGAGGAGCGCACGGCGGACGAGGAGCCCGAGCAGGCGTGCCCGCGGGAGGAGCGCGGCGATGGCGACGGACGCGCCAGGCGGAGAAGGGAGAAGTCTGGCGGCGACGAGATGACGGACGGGGGCTTTAACCCGCCCAGCGCCAAAAAGAAGCGGCGTGCGtga